Genomic segment of Sinorhizobium meliloti:
GGCCGTATCCCCAGCCGGACGAGTAGGGCCAGGCCGGAATGGCGCCGATCAAAAGCAGGATCAGAATAATGAGGAGGACGGTGCCAAGCATATTGCGGTTCTCCCTTGCACGATCGAAATTTCTGCGAACGAAATCA
This window contains:
- a CDS encoding DUF3309 family protein; this encodes MLGTVLLIILILLLIGAIPAWPYSSGWGYGPSGILGVLVVVLLILLLMGRI